In the Theobroma cacao cultivar B97-61/B2 chromosome 1, Criollo_cocoa_genome_V2, whole genome shotgun sequence genome, one interval contains:
- the LOC18613601 gene encoding exopolygalacturonase clone GBGE184, translating into MAIAGRCKVKTVVLLGLALLSFVAEGAVPEGRRHGFRVRRNLADADADATVFDVMTYGAKADGKTDNFEPFVKAWKAACSASAPATLVIPRGTYLTGQVVFQGPCKSSNPITVKIEGTIKATTDISEYPTAEWILFELIDGLIITGSGTIDGQGASVWGYNDCSHNSGCQLLPVSIKFHRVNNSVVNGISSVNAKSFHMFITRSANITVHDLNITAPAKSPNTDGIHIGSSSFVNITNSNIGTGDDCISIGQGATNISISSVFCGPGHGISIGSLGKYKDEEDVSGIVVKNCTLSNTTNGVRIKTWPGSPPSQASSITFQDIVMDMVQNPIIIDQNYGSHKSAPSRVKVSDVHYKNIRGTSKSPVAVSLSCSSEVPCQGVQLVDIDLAYKSVRKSKRMQNSTLSASCLNVKVTSGGKQNPPACP; encoded by the exons ATGGCCATTGCTGGAAGATGCAAGGTTAAAACTGTAGTTTTGTTAGGCTTAGCCTTGCTCTCCTTCGTGGCCGAAGGTGCAGTACCTGAGGGTCGCCGGCATGGTTTCCGTGTCCGTCGCAATCTTGCTGATGCTGATGCTGATGCCACAGTTTTTGATGTTATGACATATGGTGCCAAGGCAGATGGCAAGACCGATAACTTTGAG CCGTTCGTTAAAGCTTGGAAGGCAGCATGCAGCGCTAGTGCTCCAGCGACGCTAGTTATCCCACGAGGAACATATCTGACTGGGCAGGTGGTTTTTCAGGGGCCATGCAAAAGCTCAAATCCTATAACTGTCAAAATTGAAGGAACCATAAAAGCGACGACAGATATCAGCGAATATCCTACAGCTGAGTGGATCCTGTTCGAGTTAATTGATGGCTTGATCATTACCGGCAGTGGAACTATCGATGGCCAGGGAGCCTCTGTATGGGGATATAATGACTGTAGCCACAACTCCGGGTGCCAACTTCTACCAGTG TCAATTAAATTCCACAGAGTGAATAATTCTGTTGTCAATGGGATCAGTTCCGTAAATGCAAAATCATTCCACATGTTCATCACACGCAGTGCTAATATAACAGTTCATGACCTGAATATCACTGCTCCTGCAAAAAGCCCGAATACCGATGGCATTCATATAGGCAGTTCCAGTTTTGTTAATATAACTAACAGCAACATTGGAACCGGTGATGACTGCATTTCCATTGGACAAGGAGCGACCAACATCTCCATCTCCAGTGTTTTTTGTGGTCCAGGACATGGCATAAG TATTGGTAGCCTGGGCAAGTACAAAGACGAGGAGGACGTAAGTGGGATTGTTGTTAAAAATTGCACGTTATCTAACACCACCAATGGTGTGAGGATCAAGACCTGGCCTGGATCACCTCCAAGCCAAGCTTCAAGCATCACTTTTCAAGACATTGTAATGGATATGGTTCAAAATCCCATTATCATAGATCAGAATTATGGCTCCCATAAGAGTGCG CCATCACGGGTGAAAGTTAGTGATGTCCATTACAAGAACATCAGGGGCACCTCAAAATCACCAGTTGCAGTCTCTTTGTCATGCAGCTCCGAAGTCCCCTGCCAAGGTGTTCAATTGGTTGACATCGATTTGGCCTATAAGAGCGTCCGCAAAAGCAAACGCATGCAAAATTCAACCCTGTCAGCTTCATGTCTGAATGTGAAAGTCACATCTGGCGGTAAACAGAATCCGCCAGCTTGTCCCTAA
- the LOC18613605 gene encoding proline-rich receptor-like protein kinase PERK8, which yields MTTRKRRESIQRAIVVLEGEKVSTEKTGIAPLWRASKYVSNTEDEILVLTLLSVDGSGPSSSKGFHGDHQCNYTCEEYSYSRYLRQEISQRKDDYRRIFRPFYERCKSNGVKFQVKIAAGCQPMDIITEEANNAGATWIIIDSTFARHLTFRLSGTECNVTLVSDVEEAIVQNPLIARDEPESLMLMEVTHNPKSPKLMRGSTSQEEPSISHWPSTSREIEQEKMRRPLLENETAGNVSTRVSEADFMVEKPEQLSWEVIVQITNRFSTRAWNNKDKIYSTYTGYFENQSVLVKKFAAYSGGILEAEIRAALSMHHRNIMSLTGYHQSEKGTILIFPLLQGVTLDRYIRGSGRMELKFQARLKIAKGIAHGVRYMHEECPQGPVVHGDLKACNIFLGRDLQPMISGFGKATWLRFEQVSSNSKNRCIVVDSLCDESMALVKSDVLSFGVLLLRLFCRTSAPEDDKSLIEWARPLMLKRKFHELLEEDSDFSDMHGIYRVMTAATACTRTKPSSRPYMTQVICLLKAEQFCAMQTSPSDSSM from the exons ATGACGACTAGAAAAAGGAGGGAGAGCATACAGAGAGCGATTGTTGTTTTAGAGGGAGAAAAAGTCTCCACCGAGAAGACAGGCATCGCCCCACTATGGAGGGCCTCGAAATATGTGAGTAATACTGAGGATGAAATTTTAGTTCTCACCCTTCTCTCCGTGGATGGATCCGGACCATCTTCCAGTAAAGGCTTTCATGGAGATCATCAATGTAATTATACATGTGAAGAATATTCGTATAGCAGATACCTGCGCCAAGAGATCAGCCAAAGGAAGGACGATTACAGGCGAATTTTCAGGCCTTTCTATGAAAGATGCAAAAGCAATGGA GTGAAGTTTCAGGTAAAGATTGCTGCAGGCTGCCAACCAATGGATATCATAACCGAAGAGGCAAACAATGCTGGGGCCACTTGGATTATCATAGATAG TACCTTTGCAAGACACTTGACTTTCCGGCTGAGTGGCACTGAATGTAATGTAACATTGGTGAGTGATGTGGAAGAGGCCATAGTTCAGAATCCCTTGATTGCAAGGGATGAGCCAGAAAGCTTAATGCTCATGGAAGTAACACATAATCCCAAGTCTCCAAAGCTGATGAGGGGATCAACATCACAAGAGGAGCCATCCATTAGTCATTGGCCAAGCACAAGTAGAGAAATTGAACAGGAAAAAATGCGTCGGCCACTTCTAGAAAATGAAACAGCGGGCAATGTTAGCACAAGAGTTTCTGAGGCTGATTTTATGGTAGAAAAGCCAGAGCAGCTAAGCTGGGAAGTGATTGTGCAAATAACAAACAGATTTTCTACAAGGGCTTGGAATAACAAGGACAAGATCTATAGCACCTATACTGGATATTTTGAGAATCAGTCTGTATTGGTAAAGAAATTTGCGGCATATTCCGGAGGCATTCTTGAAGCAGAAATAAGAGCGGCCTTGTCTATGCACCATAGGAACATAATGAGTCTGACAGGTTACCATCAGAGTGAAAAGGGaacaattttaatctttcCTCTCCTACAAGGAGTGACATTAGACAGATACATTAGGG GCTCCGGAAGAATGGAGTTGAAATTTCAGGCTAGACTGAAGATTGCCAAAGGTATAGCACATGGTGTTCGCTACATGCATGAAGAATGTCCACAAGGGCCCGTTGTCCACGGTGATTTGAAAGCCTGCAACATTTTTCTAGGGCGTGATTTGCAGCCCATg ATTTCTGGCTTCGGAAAGGCTACATGGCTTCGTTTCGAACAAGTATCATCAAACTCCAAGAATAG GTGCATCGTCGTGGATTCTTTATGCGATGAATCAATGGCGTTGGTGAAAAGCGATGTCCTATCATTCGGAGTTCTGCTCTTGAGACTGTTTTGCCGAACATCAGCCCCTGAGGATGACAAAAGTTTAATTGAGTGG GCCCGGCCATTGATGCtgaaaagaaaattccatGAGCTATTGGAGGAAGACTCAGATTTCTCGGACATGCATGGGATTTACAGAGTGATGACTGCTGCAACTGCATGTACAAGGACTAAGCCAAGTTCACGACCCTACATGACTCAG GTAATCTGCCTTCTTAAAGCAGAGCAGTTTTGTGCTATGCAAACATCTCCATCAGACAGCAGCATGTAA